A single Biomphalaria glabrata chromosome 2, xgBioGlab47.1, whole genome shotgun sequence DNA region contains:
- the LOC106063836 gene encoding nuclear protein localization protein 4 homolog has protein sequence MTSMVIRIQSPDHGTKRIEAKGSENITSFLERVQSLFLLGDTGWELYKEHNKKNFIKASRAKKLSDYQIKHGDMLFLEFSHKSRPDSSSLPFSSEVSPRQSTETGLASLVPDVQEDEVDRLLREEDGKIYRKRNEQLCRHGPQGKCLHCVPLEPYDQEFLSKCDPPIKFLSFHSYIRKLTGGVDKGKFVNLENLSCKIKPGCKEHPPWPGGICTKCQPSAITLNRQEYRHVDNIMFENPAVADRFLNYWRFSGCQRIGILYGRYEVFKDVPLGIKARVAAIYEPPQRTTVNKIELLDNPKEALVMAAAEKMGLRPIGWIFTDLVADDLSKGTVKNFRGNIDSHFLSAEECIMAADFQNKYPNPCSLSPDGHFGSKFVTVVVTGDNDNQIHFEGYQVSNQCMALVRDDCFVPTKDVPQLGYIKESGNEQYVPDVFYKDKDNYGNEVIHIARPLPVEYLLVTIPAAFASDFHYTFKSNIQSESFPVENRENIGQTQEFSALTSYLERFPPNKFLEAMSDFHLLMFLATSDMLPLKDKMDILFEAVKNHDEAKAMEFMKTEEWATVQEMMFANGPSMSSPTSSNTSGARQPAAQSGGPMWTCAHCTFLNQSIHNSCEMCSLPQT, from the exons ATGACTAGCatg GTTATTCGTATTCAATCTCCTGACCATGGGACAAAAAGGATTGAAGCCAAAGGGTCAGAAAACATCACAAGTTTTTTAGAAAGG GTCCAGTCTTTGTTTCTGCTGGGAGACACTGGATGGGAGCTTTACAAagaacacaataaaaaaaatttcatcaaAGCATCTCGGGCTAAGAAATTAAGTGACTACCAGATTAA ACATGGGGATATGCTCTTCCTGGAGTTCAGCCACAAAAGTCGGCCAGATTCTTCCAGCCTGCCATTCTCTTCAGAGGTTTCACCCCGCCAATCAACTGAAACAGGACTCGCAAGCCTTGTTCCTGATGTCCAGGAGGATGAAGTAGACAGATTGTTGAGAGAGGAAGATGGTAAAATTTACCGGAAACGTAACGAGCAATT GTGTCGACACGGGCCTCAAGGGAAATGTCTTCATTGTGTCCCATTGGAG CCTTACGATCAAGAGTTTTTGAGTAAATGTGATCCACCAATCAAGTTTCTCTCTTTTCATTCGTACATAAGAAAATTGACTGGTGGAGTTGACAA GGGTAAATTTGTCAACTTGGAGAATTTAAGCTGCAAGATTAAACCAGGCTGTAAAGAACATCCTCCGTGGCCAGGTGGAATCTGTACCAAATGTCAACCCAGTGCTATCACTCTAAACAGACAG GAATACAGACATGTGGATAACATTATGTTTGAAAATCCAGCTGTAGCAGATAGGTTTTTGAATTACTGGCGATTCTCTGGCTGCCAACGCATAGGCATTTTATATGGTCGCTATGAGGTGTTTAAAGATGTGCCACTTGGAATTAAGGCAAGAGTGGCAGCTATCTATGAACCTCCACAA AGAACTACAGTCAATAAAATAGAACTGTTAGACAACCCAAAAGAGGCTCTAGTCATGGCTGCTGCAGAGAAAATGGGATTACGGCCAATCGGTTGGATCTTCACAGACTTGGTAGCTGATGATTTATCCAAAGGAACTGTCAAAAATTTTAGAGGAAACATT GATTCCCATTTCCTGAGTGCAGAGGAGTGCATTATGGCTGCTGACTTTCAAAATAAGTATCCTAATCCCTGTAGTCTGTCACCTGATGGACATTTTGGCTCAAAGTTTGTGACAGTTGTTGTTACAG GTGATAATGACAATCAGATCCACTTTGAAGGCTACCAAGTGTCCAATCAGTGTATGGCTCTAGTCAGAGACGATTGTTTTGTTCCTACGAAAGACGTGCCACAACTTGGCTACATCAAAGAATCTGGCAATGAGCAATACGTTCCTGATGTGTTCTATAAG GATAAAGATAACTATGGGAATGAAGTCATCCATATTGCCCGACCTCTGCCTGTTGAATACTTGCTAGTTACTATCCCAGCAGCCTTTGCTTCAGACTTTCACTACACTTTCAAATCAAACATCCAGAGTGAAAGTTTCCCTGTGGAAAACAGAGAAAACATCGGCCAAACTCAG GAATTTTCAGCCTTGACTTCTTACCTTGAGAGATTTCCACCCAACAAGTTTCTGGAAGCCATGTCAGACTTTCATTTACTCATGTTCCTGGCCACTTCTGACATGTTACCACTTAAA GATAAAATGGATATCCTCTTTGAAGCAGTTAAGAACCATGATGAGGCGAAGGCAATGGAGTTTATGAAAACAGAAGAATGGGCAACTGTGCAGGAAATGATGTTTGCCAATG GTCCCTCCATGTCTTCCCCAACCAGCAGTAATACATCTGGAGCAAGACAGCCCGCTGCCCAGTCTGGGGGTCCCATGTGGACCTGTGCCCACTGCACCTTCTTGAACCAGTCCATACACAACAGTTGTGAGATGTGTTCCCTTCCACAGACTTGA